The genomic segment AATTCAGATAGAAAAAGGATAAGAAAGCAAAATTAAAGGAGAGATAATAATCATGGCAAAAATGTATTATGATTCAGATGCAAATTTAGAAGTACTCGCAAAGAAAACGATTGCGATTATGGGTTACGGAAGTCAAGGACATGCACATGCTCAAAATCTTCATGACTCAGGATTAGACGTTATCGTTGGTCTACGCGAAGGCTCTCGTCGGTGGAAACAAGCTGAAGAAGCAGGATTAAAAGTTATGACTGTTTCTCAAGCTGCTGAAAAAGCGGATGTAGTCATGATACTCCTTCCAGATGAAAAACAAGCTGAAGTTTATGATACCCAAATCAAACAATATATGACCCCTGGTAAAGCTCTTGCCTTTGCACACGGTTTCAATATTCATTTTGGACAAATCATTCCTTCAAGTGATATTGATGTCTTCATGATTGCTCCAAAGGGCCCAGGGCATATGGTTCGCAGAACTTATGAAGAAGGTGCTGGAGTTCCTTGCTTGATCGCAGTTCATCAAGATGCTACGGGTAAAGCGCATGACATAGGAATGGCTTATGCCAAAGGAATCGGTGGTACACGAGGCGGAGTTTTGCAAACAACCTTTAAAGAAGAGACTGAAACCGACCTCTTTGGTGAACAAGCTGTTCTTTGCGGTGGAGTTACCGAACTGATGAAAGCCGGCTTTGAAACTTTGGTTAATGCGGGTTATCAACCAGAAAGCGCTTATTTTGAGTGTCTACATGAAATGAAATTGATTGTAGATTTAATCAATGAAGGTGGATTTGGCTGGATGCGTTATTCCATTTCCGATACGGCTCAATATGGAGACCAAATGATCGGTAAACGGATTATTACAGATGAAACTCGTAAGGAAATGAAGAAAGTTCTCGAAGAAATTCAAGATGGAACCTTCGCCAAGAATTGGTTAATGGAAAACAAAGTAGGTCGTCCTCAATTCAATGCTATTGCCCGTCGCGAACAAGAGCATCAACTCGAAAAAGTCGGTGCTGAAATTCGTAGCATGATGCCTTGGTTGAAAAAACACTAATATTTCTTATTAAGAATATGAATAAACGGAGCTGTAAGTCTTTAAAATAGCGTATAAAAACATAGTATGGTCTCAAGAACTTCAGGTGGAGTCTAAAACTCCGCCTGAAGTCAATTTCTATATTTAGGGAGTATCTCAAGTCTAGAGGTGAGGAGGTTCATATATGCGCCAAATCGATATTTTTGATACGACATTAAGGGATGGAGAGCAATCTCCGGGTGTGGCCTTAAATCCTGGTGAAAAAGTGCAGATCGCTCGGCAACTCGCAAAGCTAGGTGTCAATGTTATTGAAGCCGGATTTCCTATCGCTTCGCCAGGAGATTTTGAAGCGGTTAAACGAATAGCAGAGGAGGTCCGTCAAGTTTCAATCTGTGCTTTGGCGAGAACCCAAGCGCAAGATATTGAGAGAGCTTGGGAAGCAATTTTAAAGGCGGAAAGCCCGAGGATTCATACATTTATCGCAACTTCTCCGATTCATATGCAGTATAAATTGAAGAAATCTCCTGACGCTGTGTTGGAACAAGCGGTGGCTGGGGTTAAACTGGCAAAATCCAAGGTAGCAGACATTGAATTTAGCGCAGAGGATGCTTCACGCAGTGATGTCGATTTTCTGGGGCGCGTATTCTCTGCAGCGATTAAGGCAGGCGCAACCGTGCTCAATATTCCAGATACGGTCGGATATGCAACACCGGATGAATTTGCTCAGTTCCTTAGGGCTGTTATGGAACGTACGGAGGGTATTGAGAAGGTCAAGGTTAGTGTGCACTGCCATAATGACTTAGGGTTAGCGGTTGCTAATTCGCTAGTTGCTGTTCAAGCAGGGGTTCATCAGCTTGAAGGTGCTATCAATGGAATTGGTGAACGTGCAGGAAATGCAGCTGTCGAAGAGCTTGCAATGGCTTTAAAGACGCGACGTGATCAATATCAAGTTGAAACGACGATCAACAGTAAAGAAATTGCGCGCACCAGTCAAATGGTAAGTCGGTTGACAGGGATGATAGTTCAGCCGAATAAGGCAATTGTCGGAAAAAATGCCTTTGCACATGAGTCGGGGATCCATCAAGATGGCGTTTTAAAAGAACGCTCAACGTATGAGATTATGTCTCCGGATTCGATTGGTCTAGATATGGATACCATCGTTCTAGGCAAACATTCAGGACGACATGCTGTGCGGGAACGACTAACTGAATTGGGACTCGAAGTTGATGAGGCACGTATGGATGAAGTCTTTAAGGAATTTAAACTTTTAGCAGAACGGAAAAAAGAGGTGACATCTGCGGATTTGTTTTCCTTGGTTGACACACATGTACATGATGTTCCTGAAATCACCTTAGAATACTTGCAAGTTTCCAGCGGTACTCAAATTGTACCTACCTCAACTTTAGGATTGAATTATAAAGGTCAGCGCTTTGAGGATGCAGCTTGCGGAGATGGTCCTGTGGATGCGGCTTATAAAGCGATTGATAAAATCTTAGGAATAGATCATAAACTCCTTCGTTACGCTCTTCAAGCGATCGATGGAGGTGAAGATGCTCAAGGGGAAGTCACCATCAGCGTTCAGTTTAATGAACATACTGTTGGTGGACGCGGCGTAAGTACGGATATCATTGAATCCAGTATTAAAGCCTATATCCAAGCTGTTAATCGGGCGTCTGAACGAGGCTGGATTTCTATTAAGATCGGGGGTAATTGAAACAGTGGGTATGACAATTACAGAAAAAATCTTAGCTGATCATGCCGGACTTACGGAAGTTGTTCCAGGACAATTAATTACAGGAAAGCTTGATCTTGCACTAGCAAATGATATTACCGGTCCAGTAGCGATTCAAGAATTTGCAAAGTTTGAAACGGATAAAGTGTGGGATCCGGCAAAGGTTGCTTTGGTTCCCGATCATTTTACCCCAAACAAAGATATTGCCTCAGCAGAATTGAGTAAATCCTTGCGCGTGTTTGCCAAAAATCAAAAAATTGTGCATTACTGGGAACAAGGACGAGTAGGGATTGAACATTGCCTTCTTCCTGAACAAGGGGTAACGCTTCCTGGAGATGTTATCATTGGTGCAGATTCACACACCTGTACTTATGGAGCACTGGGTGCTTTCGCTACGGGTGTAGGTAGCACTGACTTAGCAGCTGGATTGGCAACAGGCGAAGCTTGGTTTCGCGTTCCGGAATCGATAAAATTTATATTTAAGGGTCAAAACTTTCAACCTTGGGTTGGAGGGAAAGACCTGATTCTTTATACCATTGGCAAGATTGGTGTTGATGGCGCTCGGTACAAGGCGATGGAATTCTCTGGAGAGGGAATTGCGGCTCTGTCAATGGATAATCGTTTCACAATTTGTAATATGGCTATTGAAGCTGGGGCGAAGAATGGAATTATCGTCGCGGATGAGAAGACGCTCGCTTATGTGAAGGAGCGTGCCCAACGTCCGTTTAAGGTCTATGAAAGCGATCCTGATGCACAATACTCAGAGGTATTTGAATTTAATGTTGCTGATATTCCGCTCCAAGTAGCATTCCCTCATCTGCCAGAGAATTCGAAAGCCGTTGAAGAAGCACGCGGAATAAAGATCGACCAAGTCGTTATTGGTTCTTGTACGAATGGACGGCTGGAAGATCTGAGGATTGCAGCCGAAATTTTACGTGGGAAGAGCGTTCATCCTGATGTTCGTCTCATCGTAATTCCAGGGACGCAAAATATTTATAAGCAAGCCATGAAGGAAGGATTAATCGACATCTTTATTGATGCCGGAGCGGTTGTGAGTACTCCGACTTGTGGACCTTGTCTTGGTGGATATATGGGGATCCTTGCCAAGGGCGAGCGTGCCTTGTCGACGACGAACCGTAATTTTGTGGGTCGGATGGGACATCCCGAAAGTGAAGTTTATCTTTCTGGCCCAGCAGTTGCTGCAGCATCCGCTGTTAAAGGCGAAATTGTACATCCACAGGAGGTGGCGTAATGAGTAAGGCATGGAGATTTGGCGATGATGTGGATACAGATGTCATCATTCCAGCACGCTATCTGAATCAAACCTCACCTGAACATCTAGCCGCACACTGCATGGAAGATGCAGATACTCATTTTGCTCAGGCAGTTAAGGTTGGGGATGTTATAGTTGGTGGCAAAAACTTTGGATGTGGATCGTCTCGCGAGCATGCTCCTTTAGCCATTAAATCCGCAGGAGTTCAAGTAGTAATAGCAGAATCGTTCGCTCGGATTTTTTATCGGAATTCATTAAACATTGGGCTTCCTATTCTTGAATGTCCAGAAGCAGTACAGGGTATTCAAGCGGGAGATGATGTTTCTGTAAATCTATCAACGGGTGAAATTCAAAATATAACTCGGGGAGCGAGTTACCAAGCACGCCCTTTTCCACCATTTATGCAAGAGTTGATTAAAGCGGGTGGACTTATTCCTTATGTGAAAGGACGGAAGAACAATGCCTAAAATTGCAGTACTACCTGGAGATGGTATCGGACAAGAAATCATTCCTGAGGCAGTTAAAGTTTTAAAGACTGTCTTGGCGAATTCTCCGGAAGACTTCGAGTTTAAAGAGTATTGGGTTGGCGGTACCGCTATCGATAAATGTGGAAAAGCTTTACCTGAGGAAACCTTAAAAGGCTGCGAAGAAGCAGATGCTGTTCTGCTCGGTGCAGTAGGCGGACCGAAGTGGGATCACCTTCCTGCTGCAGAGCGCCCAGAAACAGCAGCTCTACTTGGCTTAAGAAAAGGGCTAGAGTTCTACGCCAATATTCGCCCTGTTAAAATGTTAGTAAGTTTGATTGATTCTTCAACACTAAAAAAAGAAATAGTGGAGAACGTTGATATGGTTGTCATTCGGGAACTTACGGGAGGCGTTTATTTTGGGGAGAAGAAGAGAATTGATAATCCTCTCTCCGCTTATGACATGATGTCTTATTCTGCTCCTGAAATTGAGCGGATTGTCCGTTTAGCTTTCGAAATCGCTCAAAATCGCCGGAAAAAAGTGTGTTCGGTTGATAAAGCGAATGTCCTCGAAACCTCGCGTCTCTGGAGAGAGATTGCAATCAAAGTCTCGAAAGATTTCCCAGAAGTAGAGCTATCCCATTTGTATGTTGATAATGCGGCAATGCAACTCGTTCGTTATCCCGAGCAGTTTGACGTTATTGTTACGGAGAATATGTTTGGAGATATCCTTACTGACTTAGCTTCAATGTTAGGTGGTTCGATTGGAATGTTGTCTTCAGCAAGCATGAATGGTAAAAAGGGAATGTATGAACCCGCTCACGGCTCGGCACCAGATATTGCCGGTAAGAATCTTGCTAATCCTTTAGCTACGATTCTATCTGCAGCTTTAATGCTGAGAAATACATTTGGACTTGAGGAAGAAGCACAAAAGATCGAAGCAGCGGTTACTAAAGTTCTCGCTCAAGGCTATCGAACGGCGGATCTTGCTCGTCCAGGGGATAAACGTATGGGGACAAAGGAAATGGGTGATGCCGTAGTCGCAGCACTGTAAAAAGGTTAACTTCAAGAAGCAGTGGATAATTGAATCTAGTTATGGTAATATAAGGTTAATTTAAATAACATTAAAATGCTGATGAACGACCTAAACGGTCTACTAGTTGCTTTTAGAAGAGAGAGTGGCGGATGCTGAGAGCTACTTAGGGCACAGGCCGAAACCCAGTCGTGAAGTGCTGATGCTAAATCAGACGGCTCCCACCGTTAATGGGCTAAAGTTGGCATAAGCAATTAAGGTGGTACCGCGGAAGGTTACTTTCGTCCTTGTAAAGAGGATGAAAGTAACCTTTTTGATTATTAAACATTGAGAGGAAGTAGAGTTATGCAAGCAATAGGTTTTATAGGCGCGGGCAATATGGCGGAGGCCATTATTCGTGGCTTGCGCGCAGTAGGAATCTCTAGTGAAATACGTGTGACGAATCGTTCAAATCAAGAAAAACTACAGAAAATGGCAGAACAGTATATGATCATACCTTCCACTCTTGAGAAAATCGTCAAAGAATCAGAGATTATCCTGCTTGCTGTGAAGCCAAAAGATATGCTCGGGGTCTTAAAGGATCTGCAAAAGGACCTGAAATCCAGTCAACTCCTTATTACCGTTGCCGCTGGAATACCTTTAAAAACTTATGAAATGAATTTACCTGGAATTCCTGTGGTGCGCGTTATGCCAAATACTTCAAGCTACGTATTGAAGTCCATGACTGGCTTAGTTCAGGGAAGTGTAGTTCATGAAAATCACAAGCGAATGGCTGAAGAAATTTTTCAAGCGGTCGGAAAAACACTATGGATCACTGAAGATAAATTGAATCCTTTGATGTCAATCAGTGGAAGCGGACCTGCTTACATCTATCTCTTCACAGAAACCTTAATACAAGCAGGAGTAAGTTCGGGACTTTCTGAAGTGGATGCGGAGATGCTTGCAAAAGAAACTTTATTTGGAGCATCTCAAATGTTGCAAGAATCAGGAAAATCACCTGCTCGTTTACGCGAAGAAGTGACTTCGCCTAAGGGGACAACTTTAGCCGCTTTAACTGTTTTTTGGGAAAAAGATCTGCAAGACATTGTTACGAGTGCGGCTAAGGCTTGTCAAGATCGGGCAGAAGAAATGGAAAGGGAGTATCAGGGGTGAGCCGAAGAATCGTTATTAAAATCGGAAGTAGTAGTTTGAATCATCCTACGGGTGGTTTAGATGATACCGCCATTGAAAATATCGTTAAGGTAATCTCTGAAATATGTACCCAGGGTATTGAATGCATCCTTGTTAGCTCTGGTGCTGTCGCGGCTGGGGTGGGTAAGCTAGGCCTCTCATCAAAACCTAAAGATATTGCAGGTAAGCAGGCAGTGGCTTCGATTGGACAAGGGGTTTTGATTGAAAAATATGCTCAGGTACTTGATAACTACGACTTGGTTGGTGCCCAAGTCTTACTCTCAAGAATTGATTTAGCCGATTCATCACGTTACAAAAACGCCCAAAATACATTAGAACAATTGCTTAAATTTAAAGCAATCCCGATTATTAATGAAAATGACACAGTCGCTGTTGAAGAGCTTTGTTTTGGTGATAATGATCGGCTTTCTGCGCTTGTCGCAGGAATTGTCCACGCCGATTTGCTAGTTATCTTTACGGATGTCGACGGCCTCTATACGTCAAATCCCAAGACCCACCCAGGCGCTCGCTTGATTGAAAAGGTTGAAGATATTACAAAAGTAAAAGGACTTGCTGGCGGTGCGGGATCCAAGTTGGGCACAGGTGGGATGATTACCAAGATTAAAGCTGCTGAAATTGCAACACGGTTCGGTATTGGAACCTATCTCGTGAATTCTAGTCGGATGAAAGATTTGCCCGCGTATTTTAAAGGAGAAAATTTATTAGGTACCTATTTTGTTCCTACTACTCATCGTTTGGTGGGGAAGAAAAGATGGATCGCTTATGGCGGACTTTCTGAAGGGAGTATCATTATTGACGAAGGAGCAGTTAAAGCATTAGCTAAAGAGGGTAAAAGTCTCCTTGCTACAGGGATTATCGGTGTTGAGGGAGAATGGGAGAGAAAAGAACTTATCCGGATAGTTAATGCCAAAGGAATGGAAATTGGTCGTGGCTTAGTGGAATTAAGTAGCGAAGAGGTTATCTGCACCCAGGGTAAACATTCTGAAGAAGTGTTAAGGCTTATCCCTGATCTCGAGGGATATGAAATTGTACACCGAGATAATATGACGTTAATGGTATGAAATGAATTGATTAAATTTAATTTAATTTAATGTGGCTATTTAGAAAGAGAAGATCTTGAAATCTTATTTAAGTTCGGAGGATGTTTATGAGCGAGTTTGATTCTGTACTTCTGAATATTGGACTGAACGCAAAAAACGCTGCGCGTAAATTGGGCTATATTGGGACAGCAGCCAAAAATGAAGCGCTTACAGAAATGGCAAACGCTTTGATTCTTCATGAAGAGGAAATTCTTCAGGCTAACAGCAGGGATATTGTTGCAGCTGAGAAGAAAGGAATCAAGAAAAGCTTAGTGAATCGTTTGCGCTTAAGCTCAGAAGGAATTCATCAAATTAGCGAAGCTTTACTCGATGTGGTCCATTTAGCGGATCCCGTTGGAGAGGGTGAATTTTGGACACGTCCTAATGGGTTAAGGATGCAGAAGATGAGAGTTCCGCTTGGGGTTGTGGCCATGATTTATGAGGCAAGACCCAATGTCACTGTTGATGCAGCGGCGCTTTGCTTAAAATCTGGGAATGCCGTGATTTTAAGAGGAGGCTCCGAGGCGATTGAAAGCAATAAAGTGTTAGCACGCGTTATTGCTAAGGCAGCAGAAAGTAAAGGGATGCCCGTAGGAACAATTCAACTCGTTGAAGAAACGTCACATGAATGGGTTCATCAAATTATTAAAATGAATCAGTATATCGATGTCGTTATACCTAGAGGTGGAGAAGGGTTAATCAAAACTGTGGTACAAAATGCAACTGTGCCAGTAATTGAGACAGGAACAGGAATTTGCCATGCCTATGTTGAGAAGGAAGCGGATATCAAGAAAGCAATCCCCATTGTGATCAATTCGAAAACTCAGAAACCTGGAGTTTGTAATGCCTTGGAGACTCTCCTTGTGGATCAGTGTATTGCTGAATCATTTTTACCCTTAATGGGTGAAGAATTGGAGAAGCATAACGTTGAAATTCGTGGCTGTGCGGAAACCTGTAGAATTCTTCCTTATGCAGTTCCAGCGACTGAAGAGGATTGGGCGACAGAGTATCTCGATTTGATCATCAGTGTTAGAGTTGTTAAAAATGTAGATGAAGCAATGGATCATATCTATCAATATAGTACCAAGCACTCTGAAACAATAATTACAGAAAACTATAGTATCGCTCAGAGATTCCAAAGGGAAGTGGATGCAGCAGCAGTATATGTCAATGCATCAACGCGATTTACGGATGGTGGACGCTTCGGTTTTGGCGCAGAAATTGGGATAAGTACTCAGAAACTTCATGCGCGTGGTCCTATGGGCTTAAAAGAATTAACGACTGTCAAATATCTCATTTATGGCGATGGGCATATTGTGCCTTAACCAGTGGGCGAGCGGCTCTGCCTTACTTGGACTGAAAAGTCCTAGTAAAGTTTGGTCGTTGCCAGGCAAACAAAAGCGAAGGGACTATATTAATAGTCCCTTCGCTTTTGTTTATTGTGTAAAAGTTTTTAAGGTTTTATTAGTTTGCTTAAGAAGTAAATTGTGATTATTGGACAACCTCGTAAGATTTGTCAGCACTCCACCCTTTGGCAAAGCCATCCATACCAAATCCGAAATTTAGACTCTTGGCGTTGATTCCATAGAGATTAAGCATGGAGTCTATCTGTCCAGCCGTTTGTCCGGTATAGCAATAGACAACTACAGTTTTGCCTTTGCCATTGTCTTTAATTGAATCAAGATTTTTCGCAATTTCTGGACCGTAAGGAATGTTCACAGCTCCTTTAATATGGCCTTTGGCGAAATCAGCTGCTTGGCGAACATCAACAATATAGTATTTATCTGCTTCTTTAGCTAGGGCATCTTTCATAGCAGGAAGATCGATCTTATAGGAGTCTTTTACTGTAGAACCAATTGCAGCAAAATATTTTTGGACTGCATCGTCAATTGCTTTACTCTTAGTAGCAACTGCTGTAGCTGTTGGCATTGGAGTTGCTTCAGTTACAGTCGGGTAGTTCTGTCCTAACCATCCTCTAGTCTCAAAGCCTGGAGTACCGCTACCACCCATTCCTGAGTTTAAAGAGACGGCGTTGATTCCGGCAGCATTGAGAAGTGAATCTGTTTGACCAGCTGTTTGGCCGGTATAACAAGTAACAACTAAAGTCTTATCTTTGGCAATAGCCCGGATGTTATCAAGGTTTTTCGCGATGTCTGGGCCATAAGGTACGTTTATAGCTCCCTTGATGTGGCCAGCAGCATAATCTTTTGCTTGACGAACATCCAATACTACATATTTATCAGGGGTTGTATCAAGCGCAGCTTTGAGATCTTTCTCAGGAATTTTATAAGAATTTTTAACAGTGGATCCAATATTACCAAAATAAGTTTCAATTGACCCTTTAATTGCTTTAGATGAGTCTTCCGCAGGAGCAGTTGCTGCTGTTGTATTTGTTGGAGTAGTGGCAGCTGGCTTTGCTTGACTGCATCCGGTAACGAGAAGGCCGACAATTAGGAGGTTTGATAAGAGAATAGATAAATTCCTTTTTTTCATGTCTGAGCACCCTTTCAAATTTTATTTTTTAAGTTTGGTTGGAAAACCATATATAACATATTCTCCAAGATGTGAAAAATCCCTCTATCACAATTTATAAACATTTATTATATAGCCATAAAATTAAACTATAGAACATTGTGCAGGAGAGAACATGTACATGGCGAATATAATATCCATAAACATCTGCAGAAAAATCTATTTTGCGTCTTTGGCTACATCGCAGCGTGTAAAAATGCAAAATGCAATTTCTGTAGTAGAGCCTACATGTTTCTTCTAAAACATGTAGGAATTAATTATTTAAGAGGAGGGCGAGTGATTTGAAAGCTAAGTCGAAGTCAATGAGATCGAAGAGTTTAATGTTTAGTTTTCTGTTGTTACTAGGTTTTGGCATGATTTTTTTATCCGGCTGCAGCAACAGTCAATCAACGGCGGGGCAGGATCCGCCAAAGGCTAATAGCAGCCAAGAACAGGCGAATGTTAACCAGACTGCCACTACCATGATTCCTGATACTGCTAAGGTATCGACCGATGAGTTGGATGCTGCTATGCAAGCTAATAAAGGGTGGCAGTTGATTGACGTTCGGGAATCCAGAGAATTTGCAGCAGGGCATATCAAGTTGGCGATTAATAGACCTTTGGCTGACTTGAAAAACAACCTTAACCAAATTAGTAAGGACAAAGAAATTGTACTAATCGATCTTAATGGTAGTCGTTCTGAGTCAGCGTGGCAAATATTGGTAGATAGCGGTTACGATAAAAACAAAGTTAAAGTTTTAACCGGGGGCATGCTGTACTGGAACGGTATTATCAGTTCAGCAGGTAGTAATAGCGTTAACAATAGTAGTAGCGGTAGTGCTGCGACAGCGCCTAAGCCTGAAGTCCAAGGAGTGGTTGGCGGTTGTTAATAAATGTTATTAAATTCTTATTATATTAGATGTCAGATTTCAACATGAATGGAGGGGAACGTATGAAACGTAGAAATTTCATAAAGGGTTTACTTTATGGAACTGGCGGTACCATGGCTTTCATGGGCGGGTTCGGAACCTTTAGTAACCTGAACAATCTCAAAGCTGAGGCGACAGATTCTGAAACAACAGTATTTTCTTCATGTGAAATATGTCGGAATCAGTGTCCTATTGCTGTTAAAGTCAAAGATGGGAAAGTCACTAAAATTGAGGGTAATCCCAATGATACAGCTTTTGGTGGCGTGATTTGTGCTAGAGGAAATGCAGGCCCGTCACTTCTTTATGACCCGCAAAGAATTAAAAAACCGATGATTCGTACTGGCGAACGGGGTTCTGGTAAGTTCAAAGAAGTAAGTTGGGATGAAGCATACACTTATATTGCCGATAAATTATATAACGTAAAAGACCAATTCGGCGGTGAAGCTATCGCTCTCGCAAGCCGTAAAGGACCCCATGATTGGTTTTTCCGGTCAATCGGGAAAGCGATGGGTTCGCCTAATACGTTTTCCCATGAAGCTTCTTGTCCACTAACTCGTAATGTGGCCTTAGATACTACCTTTGGAACTGAAGCGATTGCTGCTGATTATGGAAATGCTAAGTATATTATCTCTGTTGGACGAAACTGGTTTGAGGGAATTCAGGTTGCTCAGACTAGAGCAGTTTCCAAAGCAATCAGCAATGGAGCTAAACTTGTAGTCCTTGATCCGCGTTTTAGTGTCACTGCATCGAAAGGTGAATGGCTTCCAATTAAAGGTGCCTCTGATTTAGCCTTTGTTATGGCTATGGCCAATATCTTAATTAAGGAAAATTTGTACGATCAAGACTTTGTTTCGCAATATACGGTAGGGTTTGATAAATGGGCCGAAGCAGTTAAGGATAAAACTCCGGAGTGGGCAGAGAAAGAGACTGGAATTTCCAAAGACAAAATCATTCAGATAACCCGGGAGTTTGCAGCTGCAAAACCAAAGGCAATCTTAGACTTTGGTTGGCGGACAGCGTATACATCGAATGACTATCAACTGCGTCGTGCCATAATGATCGTTAATATGATGATTGGAAACTTTGAAGTTCCAGGGGGCTATTATCATAACAAAGGAGCAGGAGTCTTAAAAAAATTCCCAGATCAAGCTGCTTATGGTAAAAGCTTAGGGGGTATAGCTCAACCGAGTTTTCCTACGCCTTCAAAAGCGAGAATTGATGGTACAGGCGTTAAAGGAACACTAGGTCAAATCATTCCTGCTTATGATGGAGCTGTCGGGAAAATCGTAGAGAGCATCTTAACTGAAGATCCATACCCGATTAAAGCATGGCTTGTTCACCGTTTTAATCCCTATATAACAATTACTGAAAGTGAGAGGGTTTTAGAGGCATTCAAAAAACTCGATCTCTTGGTAACCTGTGATGTCTACATGACTGACACTGCATATTTTTCCGATGTAGTATTACCGGAATGTACGTATTTAGAGCGTTATGAACCCATTTTTGATATGTCAGGATTAACTCCTAAATTTGTCTTACGGCAGCCTGCAGTGCCGCTTGTTTATGCAGATACAAAACCATATTGGCAGATTTATAAAGAACTTGGAGAAAAGATGGGACTCGGTGACTATTTTGGCTATAAAGATATGGAAGACTATCTCACTCAAACACTTGCGCCAACGGGTATAACCTTAGATCAAATGAAGGAAAAAGGCGTTTGGACTCCTTCAGGTATGAAAGCGTTCTACGTTCGAGCTAACGATCCCAAAGCTTCTT from the Desulfitobacterium metallireducens DSM 15288 genome contains:
- a CDS encoding rhodanese-like domain-containing protein, whose amino-acid sequence is MKKRNLSILLSNLLIVGLLVTGCSQAKPAATTPTNTTAATAPAEDSSKAIKGSIETYFGNIGSTVKNSYKIPEKDLKAALDTTPDKYVVLDVRQAKDYAAGHIKGAINVPYGPDIAKNLDNIRAIAKDKTLVVTCYTGQTAGQTDSLLNAAGINAVSLNSGMGGSGTPGFETRGWLGQNYPTVTEATPMPTATAVATKSKAIDDAVQKYFAAIGSTVKDSYKIDLPAMKDALAKEADKYYIVDVRQAADFAKGHIKGAVNIPYGPEIAKNLDSIKDNGKGKTVVVYCYTGQTAGQIDSMLNLYGINAKSLNFGFGMDGFAKGWSADKSYEVVQ
- the phsA gene encoding thiosulfate reductase PhsA, with product MKRRNFIKGLLYGTGGTMAFMGGFGTFSNLNNLKAEATDSETTVFSSCEICRNQCPIAVKVKDGKVTKIEGNPNDTAFGGVICARGNAGPSLLYDPQRIKKPMIRTGERGSGKFKEVSWDEAYTYIADKLYNVKDQFGGEAIALASRKGPHDWFFRSIGKAMGSPNTFSHEASCPLTRNVALDTTFGTEAIAADYGNAKYIISVGRNWFEGIQVAQTRAVSKAISNGAKLVVLDPRFSVTASKGEWLPIKGASDLAFVMAMANILIKENLYDQDFVSQYTVGFDKWAEAVKDKTPEWAEKETGISKDKIIQITREFAAAKPKAILDFGWRTAYTSNDYQLRRAIMIVNMMIGNFEVPGGYYHNKGAGVLKKFPDQAAYGKSLGGIAQPSFPTPSKARIDGTGVKGTLGQIIPAYDGAVGKIVESILTEDPYPIKAWLVHRFNPYITITESERVLEAFKKLDLLVTCDVYMTDTAYFSDVVLPECTYLERYEPIFDMSGLTPKFVLRQPAVPLVYADTKPYWQIYKELGEKMGLGDYFGYKDMEDYLTQTLAPTGITLDQMKEKGVWTPSGMKAFYVRANDPKASLDNVLENKSKKIEIFSEECEEAAKQGIPQYVSHPQPEEGKFRFVQGKVAVHTNAGTANIPVLNELMPTNTLWMNPVSCTKLGLKDGDDIVISSGKYEQKGKLKMTEGIRPDTVFCYHGFGRISPELKRAYGKGINGNCLIPNEIGDVGNTVTSATFVTVRKA
- a CDS encoding rhodanese-like domain-containing protein; translation: MKAKSKSMRSKSLMFSFLLLLGFGMIFLSGCSNSQSTAGQDPPKANSSQEQANVNQTATTMIPDTAKVSTDELDAAMQANKGWQLIDVRESREFAAGHIKLAINRPLADLKNNLNQISKDKEIVLIDLNGSRSESAWQILVDSGYDKNKVKVLTGGMLYWNGIISSAGSNSVNNSSSGSAATAPKPEVQGVVGGC
- a CDS encoding glutamate-5-semialdehyde dehydrogenase; this translates as MSEFDSVLLNIGLNAKNAARKLGYIGTAAKNEALTEMANALILHEEEILQANSRDIVAAEKKGIKKSLVNRLRLSSEGIHQISEALLDVVHLADPVGEGEFWTRPNGLRMQKMRVPLGVVAMIYEARPNVTVDAAALCLKSGNAVILRGGSEAIESNKVLARVIAKAAESKGMPVGTIQLVEETSHEWVHQIIKMNQYIDVVIPRGGEGLIKTVVQNATVPVIETGTGICHAYVEKEADIKKAIPIVINSKTQKPGVCNALETLLVDQCIAESFLPLMGEELEKHNVEIRGCAETCRILPYAVPATEEDWATEYLDLIISVRVVKNVDEAMDHIYQYSTKHSETIITENYSIAQRFQREVDAAAVYVNASTRFTDGGRFGFGAEIGISTQKLHARGPMGLKELTTVKYLIYGDGHIVP